The genomic region TGAACAGGTAAGTGAATGTGATCTAACAGGTTACCACCCTTACCTAACACTTCAATTAAGCGGTCATCAAAGTCTCTTGGATGACTTGTTGTAAAACGGATACGTGGAATATCAATTTTACGGAGCTCGTCCATTAAATCTCCGAGTCCATATTTCATATCTTCAAAATCTTTTCCATAGGCATTTACGTTCTGACCAAGAAGTGTAATTTCTTGATAACCAAGTGATGCCAAATGGCGAACTTCCTGTATAATATCTTCAGGTCGTCGACTTCTTTCCTTTCCACGAGTATAAGGAACAATACAATACGTACAGAATTTGTCACAGCCGTACATAATGTTTACCCAGCCCTTAATACTTCCTTTACGAACCTTCGGAAGGTTTTCAATAACGTCTCCTTCTTTAGACCATACTTCTACAACCATTTCCTTTGACATGTATGCTTCATTTAAAATTTGTGGTAAGCGATGAATGTTGTGCGTACCAAAAATCATATCAACAAAATGGTGTTTTTGTAGAATTCTATTAACAACAGATTCCTCTTGTGACATACATCCACAAACACCAATTAATAAATCAGGTCTCTCCATTTTCAAAGGTTTTAAGTGTCCGAGTTCACCAAAAACCTTGTCTTCTGCATTTTCACGAATAGCACATGTATTCAGCAGAATTACATCTGCTTCATCGCGGATATCAGTTGGCTCATATCCTAACTGAATAAAAATACCTGCCATGACCTCTGTATCATGCTCATTCATTTGACAGCCATACGTACGGATATAGAATTTACGACCTTTTCCCATTTTAAGTAATTCTTCTGGAATGCCGAAGTCTTTATGATACTTTACTTCTTCTTTCCCACGCTTTTTTGCATCTTTTAATGAAGGTGGAATATATACAGTTTCAAAGTACTTGCTGTAATCCTTGTCGGATTTTTTGTCCGATGAATCTTTTGCTTGTACTTGGTTCATTTCGAAACGTTGTTTTTCGTTCATTAACATAACTCCTTCCAAATTACTGTAACTAGTTTCATTACATCTCATAGCCTGCCTTAGACGTTTTTCACTAAGAGCAAACTGCCTTTTATAAATTTAAATGAATAAAAAACATCACACATTACCATAGTATATAGGTTTAGCATTGTTTAAACAATGAAAAATAGGATTTGTAGAAAATTGTACAACTTTTTTATAAAAAATGCGAATAAAAGTGTTTTAGGATAAGAATCTTCTTATGCAATAGCAAAAAAAACCATCTCTCACAGAGGAGAAATGGTTTTTTCTATTACATGAATTCTGCTACAAGATCATTAAATTGATCTTCTGAAAGATCAAGATCTGATTTTGATAGTGGTTGATCGCTGTAACCAGAAATAAGCTCTTGGTACGATTTTTGTTCAGTGTTTTGGTAGATTAGACCAGTCACAAGTCCTTTGTTTTCCATCAATGTTTGCATAGCTACTAACTTGTTGTTAGCGTCATAACCTTCAATATCACTTAACTTTGTTAAGTTTTCTTTGAACCAATCATAAGTGTTTACCTTGTTATAAGTTACACAAGGGCTAAATACGTTGATTAAGGAGAATCCTTTATGGTTAATACCTGCTTCAATTAAAGCAGTTAACTCTTTTAAGTCTGTTGAGAAACTTTGAGCAACAAATGTAGCCCCAGCAGTCAATGCCATTTCCATTACAGAAAGAGCAGATTCA from Bacillus sp. BGMRC 2118 harbors:
- the miaB gene encoding tRNA (N6-isopentenyl adenosine(37)-C2)-methylthiotransferase MiaB, which codes for MNEKQRFEMNQVQAKDSSDKKSDKDYSKYFETVYIPPSLKDAKKRGKEEVKYHKDFGIPEELLKMGKGRKFYIRTYGCQMNEHDTEVMAGIFIQLGYEPTDIRDEADVILLNTCAIRENAEDKVFGELGHLKPLKMERPDLLIGVCGCMSQEESVVNRILQKHHFVDMIFGTHNIHRLPQILNEAYMSKEMVVEVWSKEGDVIENLPKVRKGSIKGWVNIMYGCDKFCTYCIVPYTRGKERSRRPEDIIQEVRHLASLGYQEITLLGQNVNAYGKDFEDMKYGLGDLMDELRKIDIPRIRFTTSHPRDFDDRLIEVLGKGGNLLDHIHLPVQSGSSEVLKLMARKYSREHYLELVEKIKKAMPNASLTTDIIVGFPNETDEQFEETLSLYREVEFDSAYTFIYSPREGTPAAKMEDNIPMEVKKERLQRLNSLVNEVSAKKLKEYEGKIVEVLVEGESKNNPEVLAGYTEKSKLVNFKAPKSSIGKIVKVKVTKAKTWTLDGEMVEETVEVN